Within Streptomyces antibioticus, the genomic segment CTCCGGGGAGGTGTTGCGCCGGCAGTAGATCTCGACGAACCCCTCGGTCTCCCAGCCGAGCGCCGCCGGGTCCACCCGTACGGTGAAGCCGGTGATGGCGCCGGTCGCCCGCAGCCGGTCCACGCGCCGTTTCACGGCGGGGGCGGACAGGCCCACCAGGGCGCCGATGTCCGCGTAGGAGCGGCGGGCGTCCTCGGCGAGGGCGTGCACGATGCGTTCGTCGAGATCGTTCAGCACAGTGGGATG encodes:
- a CDS encoding Lrp/AsnC family transcriptional regulator; this encodes MLNDLDERIVHALAEDARRSYADIGALVGLSAPAVKRRVDRLRATGAITGFTVRVDPAALGWETEGFVEIYCRRNTSPETIQRGLERYQEVVAASTVTGEADAVAQVFASDMRHFERVLERIAGEPFVERTKSVLVLSPLLRRFSSGSPT